AATATAGCATCGACCAGGCGTTGAAGATCTCAAAATGAGCCATGGTGAGGTAACAGCCTGCGACAAGCCGGTCAATCAATTTCAGTTCCGCAAAAACCGCATCTTCATATTTCTTTAGATCTGTATACAGTGATTCAGGATCGTTAAAATTCTCTTTGAGGATAACGGTTAATTTCTGTACGCCTGCAAGTGAATGCGCGATGCCTGAACTGAACAAGGGATCAACAAAGCCGGCGGTATGTGGAAGTGCTGCCCATCCTGGTCCAAAACAGTTAGCTATCTTTCTTTGTAACCTGCCCGTTTGTATTATTTTGCCGGGTGCGTGGGCAAGTTTGCTGTCTTTTAAGATGTTATTAATCGCCGGGTACTTCTTACACATGATATCCCATAGTTCATCGGTTTGCAGCCCCTTTAACGACTGCTCCCGGCCACTAAGCGCGAATCCAAAACTGGTACGCTTGTCGTTAAACCGCAGCATCCATATCCAGCCTTCATCCAAAATTTGGTGCAGGGCAGAGTTGTCCGGGTCATACGGAAAATCATCAGTAGTAATACATGCTTTTTTCAGTATGTCTGTCCACCTGGCAACACCGTTGAAATGAGAATACACGGCGAATGAATCAGTTAAGAAACTATCAGATGCGGATTTGACGCCAAGCAGCTGATCAAGCAAAATGCCATTGCCGGTAGCGTCTATAAAAAAGGCGGTGTGAATTGCCAGGGTCTCTCCGGGCCGGGTGCATTCAAATTCCCAATCCGGGGTTCTTTTTCCGGATGTAATTTTTGTAAGGTCTAAATAGGTGATCCCGGTTTCTTTTACTTTGCTTACCAGGAAGGCGTCAAAATCAGCACGCAACCAATTCGTGTCCGATTGAATGTCGTCCGTACTTGCGGCAACAAGCAGTTCGTTCTTATGATCCGCATCGGTAATAAAATCTTTCCCGGGATAGTGCTTAAAAAAGCTGAAACCTCTTTTAAGACCGCAAACGATTTCGGGATGCGATTGCTGCCAACTGCCATAGCGCGAAAAATCATACAGCCAGGGCAAATTGTATTTTACTGCAATGTCGCGCAATTGCATGTCGGCTACAGGCGTTGACGACTCGCCGATGGCAAAACGGGGATGCTGGTCTTTTTCAATAAGGCAAACCTTAAAGCCCTGGCTATGCAAAATTAACGCGGTAAGGGAGCCGGCAAAGCCACCCCCAGCCACTAAAATATCGTAATGATGATGCTGGGTTTCACGCATGACCTAAATGACAGCTACAGGCTATCCCCTGGTGAAATGTTTGATCGGAATTCATGGCTTCCAGGCGACGCTTCCTGCTTTCAAAACAAATTGGACAATTGGAAAGAAAACCAATATCCCAGGTGTCAACAAAGACCCGGCCGAGCTGTAAGTGTAGGGAACGTTCAAATACTTCTTCCAGCATGTCCAATGTCGGGGGTATATAATGCTGCTGTTCGTAAAGCAATTCCATAATACCATTGCCCGGACGGGTAGGGATGATGGAGCAACACCCGGCTCCGCTCTCGAAGGCAAACTTTACGGTGTTAAATGCCCATTGGATATTTTCATGTCTACCGGTAAGATAGGGGGGATTTAGCAGTACAAATGCACGTACATCGATTTTATGACTTATTAAAAATGCCGCAGCCTGTTTAAAGTCTTCGGCGGTCATTTGTTTATTGAGCCTGGGCAACACGTCCGGGTGAATAGTTTCAAGCCCCATGGCTATTTCAAGGGTTCCATTAAGCATGTCATTAAATTCCAGGCAGGCCTCACCGCAAAGTTTCGGATGATTTTCGACGATCACCCTTTGGTAATGCCGAAGCCTTTCAGCTATTCCCTGATAATCCGCCGGAGGAACCGCCTTTTGGTCAAAGAAGTTGCTGCTATTATACAGCTTAATTACATCCGCTCCGGGCAGCCTGGCTAATGCATAATCTATTTGTCTAATGATGGCTCCCGGAGGGGTAGGCTCATTTAAGGTATTCTTCCAGAGATCACACATCAGGCACTTAAACGCACACTCCTTACCGGTAAGGAAAATGGTGTTTACCTTTTGTAGTTGTCCATTGGCGGCAGGTTCGTTTTCATGCAGGAAATGATAAGGTATATCGGGACTCGAAAAGTTCTTATGCGGACGAAGCCTTTCAATTTCCCGATTATCATGCATAGAGTGAATTAAAATAGGTTCGGTATTCCATTTCATCCTGCGGAAACAACTGTTTAAACGTGCTTTCGGACGCAGCACCAAGCTGGAACCTGCGCTTTTCAAATACCGGCATCTCCAAACCTGTAACGGCTTTCACGCCCCTCTGCACAATCTCTCCCTTGAGTGCATATAATGTTTCCTCGCTCCAATTTGTCAATTGTATGAAAGGGATACCTTCGGCAACTTCAATGACGTTAGGCAAGGCGTATGGGCTAAGGCCTTTAAATCCAAATAACCGGCATGGGGCATAAGAACGAACATGCCCCCTGCTTTGCCCGCCGGAATACGTTAGCGAATGTTTGATCTTGTCAACTCCCCAGCCTTCCTGATAAAGCATCATATTATTCAATACGCTGCGAATGGTAAGTTCTGTATTTTCTTCAATTGGATAATCTTTCAGGTTTTCGTCACCACCGTCGCCGTCTGCAAGATATTTCCATTCGGGGTATAGTTTGCGTATTTGTTTACACAAAGCCAGGGCCATCGTGGCCGATTCAAGGTCGCGGGGTTTATAATCCTCAATTACTTTAATCGCTTCTTTATAATCAACTGCCGATTGTGGCACATCGATCACCTCCAAAAAAATAGACAGGCCCAACTTATCCAGGAATTCGTGAGCTTGGGCTGCGTCGGGCCCATTGTTTACCGACAGGGTAAAGGCTTTCAGCCGCTGCGGCGAAAGGCCAAGTTTAAGCATCAGGTGATAAAGCACCAGGAAAACCGATCCGCTGTCAATCCCCCCCGAAAACAGGACGCCTATGGGTTCTTTCTCAGGTATAGACATCAGCCATTTTTGGCATTCGTTAGCCAGCGCCTCTATATAGGTTTTGCCGATTTTATCCAGGTCATTTGTTAAACTATTCCTTTTAGGCTCAAAATATCGCGTGTAAACAGGGTTAGGATCGGGGCAGCCGATTACTTCCAACCGCACCACATAATGTGCGGGCACCATCCTGGTATATGATGGGTGGAACTGGGTGTGCAACCCTTTAGTTTTCAGGTACTCGTAAATTTCATCTATCCGCTCGGCTACAATAAGCAAGGGGCCGCTTACTTGCTTGGCCAGGAAATAGCGCATAGGCCTGCCAATGGAACGCGCCAGGAAAACCTGCTGCCCCACTTTTTTTACTATTGCAAATTGTCCCTCTATCTGTCGTACCCTTGCAGCATCGCCCGAAATCACTGCTTCAGCAGCGTCCTCCATAGTCATGTTAAAAATAACATTATTGCTGTCGTCCAATAGGCTTATAAAGTCGGTGGGTGCAGCTGTATTAAGATCGTTCATATTGCAATGTTAATATTTTTTCCGATTTAATGGCAACAATGGGTCGGGAATAGTACTTAAAAAGTCAATAGTTCTTTCATACTTCTTTGATATTAATTACCGTCTTGCGCGGCCTAAATCCTGAACAACTATTCTGTGCGGACAAGTAAAGCCTGTGATAAATATAGCTACCATTCCGGCCCGGCACGGAGGCAAACCCTGAAGTCATGACCGCGAGTCCGGGGCAGGGCCCTTTCGTCATTAATGTAAAGAAAAAGCTGTTTTTATCAGATGGATAATTCCTCCCGACGCTATCTGCAGGCCCACGCAAAATATCAGGAAAGCCATTATACGATTGATGATGATTTCGTTATGAGAGCCGATGTAGCTTATTAAACGGTTGGTATTCAAATAAAACACCAGGATGAGTATGCATATTCCAATTACCGACACCAACAGCGCACCAACATTCAACAAATAAACCGAAATGTCTTTGTTTGCACTGTTGGCGCTCAGCGTAAAGAGAACGGCGATAGTACCTGCTCCTGTAGTAATAGGAAATGTAATAGGGTAAAAGATCTTGTTTTCGATCTGCGGAATATGATCTAATTGAGGTGCGTCAGCCGGTGTTTCTTTAGGGGTGTCGGACGAAAGAAATTGCCAGCCGATCTTACATATCATAATTCCGCCGGCAAGCTGAATGATTGGTATGGACAGTCCGAATAGCTCTAATATCCAATGGCCGGCAAATAGCGTAACTGCACAAATTCCAAAGGAATAAAATGTAATTTTTTTTACGACGTTAAGTCGCTCCTTGCGGGATAGTTCCGTGAAATATGGGCTTACAATAAATGCTGTACCAATGGGATTAACAACAGGGAAGAGGGCAACGAAGCCAATAAAAACCAAATTGATGAACGAGTCGAAGTGGATTGCCATAGATAGCCAGTTTGGTATTTCCTATTTTGGTATAAAAATAAATGAATTGTTTTAATGTTAAACCTGCTGTTCGAAAACACCTGCAATAGAATCTGGCCGCAAAACTTCCTTCCTAATGACGCGTTCCCACGTTTTAAAATGAATATTTACCCGTACAGTTCACCGCATATCGATCTTTAATACCCGGTGATTCGATGTTACATAAAGCGTTTTCTCATCTGCCGAGAGGCTGCAGTTGGATGCCAGGTCGTTGATCAGCATTTTGCCAAGTAATTTTCCCGATCGGTTAAAAACCCAGATACCACCCGGCCCGGTGGCAAATACATGCCCCTGCCTGTCTATCTTCATGCCGTCAGGCATACCTTCGGCAGTTTTGGAAGCCGCCATGGCGCTGTAAAATATTCTCCCATGCGTTAGTAACCCCTTTCTGTCCAGGTCATAAGCGTACCAGTAGGGCTTCTTTGGATCCGAATTGGCTATAAGCATGGTTTTGCCACCGGGGAAAAATGCTATCCCGTTTGGCCGGGTGAGCGTATCGGTAAGCAAAGTTATTTTACCTGTGGCCGAAATGCGGTAAACACCCTGGTATGGAGCTTCTTTCAGCGGGTCGTCCACATTTTTTTCGAGACCGTATGGCGGATCGGTAAAATAAATATCGCCATTGCCTAAAAAAGCCAGGTCGTTGGGGCTGTCAAATTTTTTGCCCGCGTACCCTGTCGCTATTTTGATGAATTTGGGTTTTGGCTTATCCAGTGGCGCATCCATGACCGACACCACCCGGTCGCCGTCCTGGCATATCACCAGCTGACCCTTAAGGTTCAACCCCAAACCGTTCGAACCCAGTTCGCCGCCACGCGGGATCTTGCCCGTGTAACCCGAGGGGCTTAGGTAAACTTCTTTCCCTTTTGCCGCCGTCCATTTGTAGATCACATTCTTTTTCACATCGGAGAAAATGAACATTTTATATTTCTCGACCCAAACCGGTCCTTCACTCCATAAAAACCCGTCGGCCAATATTTTAGCTTTTGCATTTTTACTGACTACCGTCGCAAATTGCGGATCAAACTGCTGTAGCGTCATCAGGGGCCTCCCTGTTTGGGCATTGCAAAGCGTGCTGCCTGCCAATAAGCAGATCAATAAGCCTTTTAGTGATTCATTTCTCATGGAAGGTTACATTGGTTTGGTTACCGAAGTTAATCAATAAACGCAAAAAAGCGTAAAAATACGCATCACATACAGGGTTTTCACTGTATTGAATATCAATTGTTTGTGCTTAAATTTAACTTATAGTATCCGCAAAGTTTAATTAACCTTTAACTCGTATGAGATCGCAACTTTCCGTATTCTTTATTGCCCTGTCGCTTACCGTAATGATGAGCAGTTGCTATACTGCCCGGGTAACTACCCACGCGCAGGCCGGCACCGAAACCTCGGGCCAAACAGTTAATTTCTTCCTGTGGGGCGCCCTGCAAAGCCCCAAGAGGGTAACTACGCCGATATGCGATTCGCTGGGGGCGAACGGCATGGCCGAAGTTACCGTCAAAAACAACTTTGGTTATTCGCTTATAACCGTAATCACATTGGGCATCTGGAGCCCGACACGCCTTGAATGGAAATGTGCCAAACCATGTAAAAAAGTAGGTGACCTTTAAAATTTACAGCCATGAAAGTGATCAAAACCGGTGCAAAAACCTGGGAGAACCGCCATGAAACCTTCGTAGAGAATATCAAGGACCTGTACGAATTGGGGAACGAACCCGCTATGAACGCGCTTAACAGCTATAACGATGCCACCAAAGGCTACCAGGCCATAATAACAGATGCCATTGCCAGCCAAACCCCTCTGCGGGCCCTGGGTGGGGGATGGTCGTGGATGAAGATAGCGACCGTAAATAACGGCATTATGCTGGATACGAAACCCCTTAATACGGTGTTCAATATCAGTTCCAACAGCGTTTCGCCCGCGTATACCGGCGACCCGGCGTACCTGGTATTCGCCCAAAGCGGGAATGGGATATGGGAACTTAACCAATATCTTGAGCCGCTCGACCGCTCGCTTAAAACATCGGGCGCAAGTAACGGGCAAACCATAGCCGGGGTATTGGGTACCGGCACACACGGTTCGGCATTTGATTTTGGCGCCACGCCCGAATTTGTGGTGGGCCTGCACCTTATCGTCGGCCCAAACAGGCATGTATATCTTGAGCGTGCATCGGCGCCGGTGGTATCCGATTCGTTTATTCAAAACCTTCAAACTGAATTGATCAGGGACGACGAACTTTTCAATGCGGCGCTGGTAAGCTTCGGCAGCTTCGGTATCATTCATGGGGTGATGATCGAAACAGAAGAGAAGTTTCTGCTCGAATCCTATATGACGAGGATCAATTATGACGACTCGTTAAAGGCCGTTATGCGCACGCTGGATTTCAGTAACAATACCACACCGGCCATGCCCTGCGGTAATGAACGGCCCTTCCATTTTTCGGTGTTGTTAAACCCATACGACATGGATCATGGGGCGTACGTTACTTCGATGTACAAACGCCCGTACCGGCCCAATTACCAGGGCCCGGCGGATAATGCATCGGGAATAGGGCCGGGGGATGACGCCGCATCTATTATGAGCGCGCTTATCAAACTGTTCCCAAACCTGAATTCGACGCTGGTGAATACGGTAATAAAAACCAGCCTGACACTTTTTGAAAAACAATTTGGCACACATGCGCAAATATTTGATAATACTACGCTGCGCGGAAAGCTGTTGAGCGCCGCAGTAAGTTTTTCCGCCGAAAACGCTCCACAGGTAGCCGATTTGATGCTAAGTATCAATAATGATATCGGTCCGTTTACGGGTATATTTTCGTTCCGGTTTGTTAAGCAATCCTCCGCCACGCTGGGATTTACGCGTTTCGAACGTTCATGCGTGATGGAACTGGATGCGCCGTTCTCAGATACGACATACAGTTTCTACACGAAAGTTTGGAAGAGACTCGAAGACGAAGGCATTCCATTTACGTTCCATTGGGGAAAAGTAAATGAACTGACCCCGCAGCGGCTGGAAAATATGTATGGCGACCGCATTGATAAATGGATAGAGGCCCGTAACAGGCTATTAGATGCGGATACGATGAAAGTGTTTAACAATCCGCTTTTGGCGCAATGGGGTTTAGACAGGATATTGGTTTGATAATAGCCAGGGCGGTCGCCGTGGTTGCGGCACTGTTCATCGTCGTCCCGGCCGGGGCGCAGTCAACGTCGCAAATAGTAGCCGAATTAACCGCGATCAATGCGAAAGTAACCAATACGCCCTGCAATACAGGGCAGGGGATGCTTATTTCGAATAAGGCGATGAACATTTTCCTGTCGAACAAGGTAAGCTCATACCTGTCCGACGGGACCGACCTGTCGCTTTATAAAAATTATGTTGTACTAAATGCGGCGGAGGGCAGCATTGCTATCGATCATAATTTCCATCAGCTGGTTGACAGCGACGATTGGGTCCGGTCGTTTTTTGTGCTGGGCGCCAGGGTAAATATCGCCAATACGTATTCGGCCAGGTTTTCCAATAAATATTATGACAACAGGCTCGGTTTTGTGGTGCAGCATACCTGGATGGGTACGCCCCGAACTTACTACAACAATTGCGGCAGCCAGAAAATGACGATGGATGCCCAAAGGGCCGAGATTGTGCATAGCCTTGCAACAGATCTGAAGCGAAAAGCCACAGATTTTGAGCATGGGCTGGATTCGATCGGGCAAGCTGAAGTGCCCGGGCAAAATTTAGATGGGGTAAAGGCTAAATTAAGAAAGGATTTTTACGCAGGTCTGAGAGCCGAATACCTTCAAAAGTTTTCGGAACAACAGGCTACACTGCTTATCAATACCAACAATTTCGACCTGGTAACGGATAACTGGACCACCGCAGGCGTTTATATTCCGGTCATTACACAAAAGTTTATGATAGCCGCCGATGTAAATTCCGCGGCAAGCAGGCATCAGAATTATCCCGCAGAGTTATCTGTAACGCATACCCGTTTTTGGGAAAGCACCAAATTCGGCCGGTTATTCTTAACGCTGAACGGGAAGTTTTGGATCAACAATTCCGTTCAAAGCGGGTTACTATTTCATGCGGATGCCTTTGGGGAAACCAGCGTAGCAGAAAATGCCCTATTCTTAAACCAGGGCAATTTGTTCACCGGTCAATACAAAAACTTTATAACCCCTGTGGTGTCAGCCAAACTGGCCTATCTTCCGTTCGATTCGCACTTTGGATTAAGTTTGCGCATCGAAAAGAATTTTGGCACCTATCATGCCATAAACGGAATTTTAGGGATACCCATCGTACTGATCGATAAGAATACCGTTCCGGCCATCACATTCGAAGCCCAGGTGCTTTTTTCCGACATCACGAATAGCATCAAAAACACTTCTCTTCCGTTTAATAGAACAGCCGTGGGCTTTACTGTTGGCATCCCGTTCAGTAAGATCGTTTACTGAATCTATCATTCCATAAAATTCTAAAAATCAAAAACTAATCCTGGTTCGCTTGTTTATTCAATAACCAATCGATCAAATTATGGCCCATTTAGAAGTAAAACCCAGGCGAAGCAGTAACTGGTGGCTCTGGCTGGTGATCATCATCATTATCATCATTGCAGCAGCATTTATATACCAGCGCCAATACGGCGGATTACCGTCTACAACAACCACAACAACGGATTCAACCAGTACAACAACAGATACGACCCGTACTGCCACTGATTCCGTTGCGCTTAAATAAATAGTTAATCTTAAAAAGTACATTTTATGACAACGCATGAAAAAGTAGCAACCCGCCTGGAGGAACTCCATGGCAGCGGATATGAGATAACCGACGGACAGCCCGATATCACCGGCTGGACCATACGCACGCGCAGCGGCCGGAAGGCAGGCGAGGTAGACGACCTCCTGTTCGACCCTGACAATGGAAAGGTGAGGTATATTGTAGCTGACCTTGATAATAATGAACTGAAACTGGACGAAGACAGGAAAGTTCTGATCCCTATAGGCATAGCCGAGCTTTATACAAAAGCAGCCAGCAGGAAAAGGCACCTCGATCCGGCTTTTGATGCCTACGACCCGGCGAATGACGGCAATGTGGTTTACATTCCCACAATAAGCGCCCAACAGCTCGACTCGCTTCCGCTATACGAGAAGGGCCATTTATCCAGGCATACAGAAATAGCGATAAGGAAAATCCTGGAGCCGGCGGACACTGCCTCGAGAGAAGAAGACGAGTTTTACCGGCACCGCCATTTCAATGAAGACCATTTTTATGATCGCGACTGAGAATAGCCATTATACCCGGAATAAAACAGCGGCTGAGTTATTGGCCGCTGTTTTATTTAGCAACGATCACAATCCTGTCATAACCCGTCAAATGTTTTTCAGCGGTGTTTTTTATCCCGTGGTCGGTGTAACTTGCAGTTAGCACATAGGCCCCCGTTTTGATAGCGGGCAGGCGGATGATCCCGGGCGTTGCATCATAATACATCATACCCTGGTCGGCGGCATTTTTGAATATCCACTGGATAGCGCTTTTGATTTCCTGCGCAGATAACTCGGGATGGGGCGGCATTTTTTCACGAAGGCCCCAGATCCCCGCCGAGCCATCTTTTACGCGTTTAACCAATGAGTCGGTATTGGCTGTGGTGGCAGGATAGCGCTTGCTGATCTCCAAAAAGGATGGACCTATGGATTTTCCGTTGAAATCATGACAATTGAAGCAATTGGAACTTCGCATCACGGCCAGCCCCGGCGCATCGTCAAAGGGTTTATTCACCATGGCTGAGGCCTTTGCCTTATCTTTCACATATTGCAGCTCCAGCACTATTTCTTTGACATTGATCTCATCGTACCTGGTGTCGCCATCTTCCTTATCGGCCACACTTACCTGGTAGCTTACCTGCGCCCCGGGACTAAACCCGGCATTGTTTGCGGGCGCGATGATCTTTACAACCGGCGCATGGTTTTGCGGTTGCTGCCGGTACGACATGCTTGCCAGTGCGAATGGCAGCAGAATAAACAGAAACTGTTTTGCCATCATATTTTAGCTATCTCCTGCGCCACCCGCTGCGCCGAACGGATACACGATTCCATACCACGGCTCATGTTATCGGCGTAGGTCCCGGCGAAATAAATTCGCCCCTCGGGCAGCATAATTTGCGGCCAGAATTTATGCATTTCACCTATCGGGAAAGGTTCCATCTCGCATACCGGGGCATAGCGATCCTTCGACCAATCGAGCGTCAGGGCCTGTTCTATGGTGTCTTTTTTGCCGGGATATACTTCCCTGAAAGCTGCCAGCACCCTTTGCGGCGAGACGCCGCTTGGCCCGAATGCTTTTAAAATGATACGGCTTGTATCCACGTGATTGGTTTCCTGCCAGATGGAATAAATATCGGGGTGCTCAAATTCCATGTTGATGCTTTGATAGCCGTCATCGAGCCAGAATTTAGTAGCCGCCTCAAATACAAAGAACGGATGAGAGGAATAGGCCAGGTTATCAACCACATATTGTTTGGCTGCCGAAAGGGGCGGAGTTACCGGGATATTCCGGAAAACAGGTAGCGTAATGCAATTGACCAGGAAATCGGCGCTCATTTGCTTCTCCCTGTCCGAGCCGTACGACTTGTATGTAACGGTTACGCCCTGCGCGTTGTGCTGTATGGCTGTTATTGGGTTATTCAGCTTTAGTTTATCACCTAATCGTTTGGCAAAAGC
Above is a window of Mucilaginibacter ginsenosidivorans DNA encoding:
- a CDS encoding NAD(P)/FAD-dependent oxidoreductase, which produces MRETQHHHYDILVAGGGFAGSLTALILHSQGFKVCLIEKDQHPRFAIGESSTPVADMQLRDIAVKYNLPWLYDFSRYGSWQQSHPEIVCGLKRGFSFFKHYPGKDFITDADHKNELLVAASTDDIQSDTNWLRADFDAFLVSKVKETGITYLDLTKITSGKRTPDWEFECTRPGETLAIHTAFFIDATGNGILLDQLLGVKSASDSFLTDSFAVYSHFNGVARWTDILKKACITTDDFPYDPDNSALHQILDEGWIWMLRFNDKRTSFGFALSGREQSLKGLQTDELWDIMCKKYPAINNILKDSKLAHAPGKIIQTGRLQRKIANCFGPGWAALPHTAGFVDPLFSSGIAHSLAGVQKLTVILKENFNDPESLYTDLKKYEDAVFAELKLIDRLVAGCYLTMAHFEIFNAWSMLYFAATIAYEQRLLQKKPPGYFLGADDTYITDMVQESYADLLEIIDCQQPSDEDIKRFTKLVRERIKPINTAGLLNPSFKNMYRHTAAAL
- a CDS encoding radical SAM protein, yielding MHDNREIERLRPHKNFSSPDIPYHFLHENEPAANGQLQKVNTIFLTGKECAFKCLMCDLWKNTLNEPTPPGAIIRQIDYALARLPGADVIKLYNSSNFFDQKAVPPADYQGIAERLRHYQRVIVENHPKLCGEACLEFNDMLNGTLEIAMGLETIHPDVLPRLNKQMTAEDFKQAAAFLISHKIDVRAFVLLNPPYLTGRHENIQWAFNTVKFAFESGAGCCSIIPTRPGNGIMELLYEQQHYIPPTLDMLEEVFERSLHLQLGRVFVDTWDIGFLSNCPICFESRKRRLEAMNSDQTFHQGIACSCHLGHA
- a CDS encoding asparagine synthase-related protein, producing the protein MNDLNTAAPTDFISLLDDSNNVIFNMTMEDAAEAVISGDAARVRQIEGQFAIVKKVGQQVFLARSIGRPMRYFLAKQVSGPLLIVAERIDEIYEYLKTKGLHTQFHPSYTRMVPAHYVVRLEVIGCPDPNPVYTRYFEPKRNSLTNDLDKIGKTYIEALANECQKWLMSIPEKEPIGVLFSGGIDSGSVFLVLYHLMLKLGLSPQRLKAFTLSVNNGPDAAQAHEFLDKLGLSIFLEVIDVPQSAVDYKEAIKVIEDYKPRDLESATMALALCKQIRKLYPEWKYLADGDGGDENLKDYPIEENTELTIRSVLNNMMLYQEGWGVDKIKHSLTYSGGQSRGHVRSYAPCRLFGFKGLSPYALPNVIEVAEGIPFIQLTNWSEETLYALKGEIVQRGVKAVTGLEMPVFEKRRFQLGAASESTFKQLFPQDEMEYRTYFNSLYA
- a CDS encoding MarC family protein; the encoded protein is MAIHFDSFINLVFIGFVALFPVVNPIGTAFIVSPYFTELSRKERLNVVKKITFYSFGICAVTLFAGHWILELFGLSIPIIQLAGGIMICKIGWQFLSSDTPKETPADAPQLDHIPQIENKIFYPITFPITTGAGTIAVLFTLSANSANKDISVYLLNVGALLVSVIGICILILVFYLNTNRLISYIGSHNEIIINRIMAFLIFCVGLQIASGGIIHLIKTAFSLH
- a CDS encoding SMP-30/gluconolactonase/LRE family protein encodes the protein MRNESLKGLLICLLAGSTLCNAQTGRPLMTLQQFDPQFATVVSKNAKAKILADGFLWSEGPVWVEKYKMFIFSDVKKNVIYKWTAAKGKEVYLSPSGYTGKIPRGGELGSNGLGLNLKGQLVICQDGDRVVSVMDAPLDKPKPKFIKIATGYAGKKFDSPNDLAFLGNGDIYFTDPPYGLEKNVDDPLKEAPYQGVYRISATGKITLLTDTLTRPNGIAFFPGGKTMLIANSDPKKPYWYAYDLDRKGLLTHGRIFYSAMAASKTAEGMPDGMKIDRQGHVFATGPGGIWVFNRSGKLLGKMLINDLASNCSLSADEKTLYVTSNHRVLKIDMR
- a CDS encoding Bor/Iss family lipoprotein, whose translation is MRSQLSVFFIALSLTVMMSSCYTARVTTHAQAGTETSGQTVNFFLWGALQSPKRVTTPICDSLGANGMAEVTVKNNFGYSLITVITLGIWSPTRLEWKCAKPCKKVGDL
- a CDS encoding FAD-binding protein encodes the protein MKVIKTGAKTWENRHETFVENIKDLYELGNEPAMNALNSYNDATKGYQAIITDAIASQTPLRALGGGWSWMKIATVNNGIMLDTKPLNTVFNISSNSVSPAYTGDPAYLVFAQSGNGIWELNQYLEPLDRSLKTSGASNGQTIAGVLGTGTHGSAFDFGATPEFVVGLHLIVGPNRHVYLERASAPVVSDSFIQNLQTELIRDDELFNAALVSFGSFGIIHGVMIETEEKFLLESYMTRINYDDSLKAVMRTLDFSNNTTPAMPCGNERPFHFSVLLNPYDMDHGAYVTSMYKRPYRPNYQGPADNASGIGPGDDAASIMSALIKLFPNLNSTLVNTVIKTSLTLFEKQFGTHAQIFDNTTLRGKLLSAAVSFSAENAPQVADLMLSINNDIGPFTGIFSFRFVKQSSATLGFTRFERSCVMELDAPFSDTTYSFYTKVWKRLEDEGIPFTFHWGKVNELTPQRLENMYGDRIDKWIEARNRLLDADTMKVFNNPLLAQWGLDRILV
- a CDS encoding PRC-barrel domain-containing protein; amino-acid sequence: MTTHEKVATRLEELHGSGYEITDGQPDITGWTIRTRSGRKAGEVDDLLFDPDNGKVRYIVADLDNNELKLDEDRKVLIPIGIAELYTKAASRKRHLDPAFDAYDPANDGNVVYIPTISAQQLDSLPLYEKGHLSRHTEIAIRKILEPADTASREEDEFYRHRHFNEDHFYDRD
- a CDS encoding c-type cytochrome — encoded protein: MMAKQFLFILLPFALASMSYRQQPQNHAPVVKIIAPANNAGFSPGAQVSYQVSVADKEDGDTRYDEINVKEIVLELQYVKDKAKASAMVNKPFDDAPGLAVMRSSNCFNCHDFNGKSIGPSFLEISKRYPATTANTDSLVKRVKDGSAGIWGLREKMPPHPELSAQEIKSAIQWIFKNAADQGMMYYDATPGIIRLPAIKTGAYVLTASYTDHGIKNTAEKHLTGYDRIVIVAK